A stretch of Cicer arietinum cultivar CDC Frontier isolate Library 1 chromosome 5, Cicar.CDCFrontier_v2.0, whole genome shotgun sequence DNA encodes these proteins:
- the LOC101501172 gene encoding uncharacterized protein, giving the protein MDEGGDNSDEMCEGLEPNFDAMNDGVEPVMIDLTDVFTTGMMFDTRDELLKWARNVGRENGIVVVIFRSETATARPRTKTKLILGCERSGKYRPWKNPNLTRSTWTRKCDCPFRLRGTRSSVGDGWYLHVICGLHNHKLAKKLTGHSFLGRLSQDEKNVLGDMTKNFVKPKNILMTLRDHNVESLTTIKQVYNARQAYRSSLIGNRTEMQHLLILMERDKYVY; this is encoded by the coding sequence ATGGATGAAGGGGGAGACAACAGTGACGAAATGTGTGAAGGTTTGGAACCTAATTTTGACGCTATGAATGACGGAGTTGAACCTGTTATGATTGATTTGACTGATGTGTTTACCACCGGCATGATGTTCGATACACGAGATGAATTATTGAAATGGGCTAGAAATGTTGGAAGGGAAAATggaattgttgttgtgatttttaGATCTGAAACTGCGACAGCACGACcaagaacaaagacaaaattaattcttggttgtgaaagaagTGGTAAATATAGACCTTGGAAGAATCCTAATCTTACGAGGAGTACTTGGACTAGAAAATGTGATTGTCCATTTAGATTGAGAGGAACACGATCAAGTGTTGGTGATGGATGGTATTTGCATGTAATATGTGGTCTCCATAACCACAAATTGGCCAAAAAACTAACTGGTCACTCTTTCTTAGGCCGATTGTctcaagatgagaaaaatgtacTTGGTGATATGACAAAGAACTTTGTAAaaccaaaaaacattttaatgacATTGAGGGATCATAACGTTGAAAGTTTGACGAcaataaaacaagtttacaatGCACGTCAAGCATATCGTTCATCACTTATAGGTAATAGAACAGAAATGCAACATCTTTTGATATTGATGGAACGCGACAAATACGTTTATTGA